The stretch of DNA TTCACAGAAGTATCAGaagcaaaagaagaataaaatttggaAACGGTTGGCTGGGAAGGAAATGCACCCACCAGAGTCCTCGTCTTAGAATCAGTCCTGGAATGATGGCATCCTTGTTCACCATCACTGTTTGCGAGGATCCAAACAAGACTAATGTTTGTAATTTTAATGCTCAGAACCCTCTAAACTTTAAAGTTTACCACACGCTACTCCATCTCCtactaagaaacagaaaatgcacTTATGATGAGTTAAGTTCAGCTACAAAAGCtctaaaacaggaaaaagaacaaaatcactcTATCACACAAATAATTCTGTTAACCACTATTTCTCTTGCCTCTCTTAGTGGCCTTAGAAAGATGTTCTATGGTGAGTGTACTGGGGAAGAGGAGTGCAGGGGGAAAAACGTTTTAAATACAGGAATTAGCTTGTAGAACTTTCATACTGGCAGCAgtgatttctttttactttcttaaaagttaaaacatGGTAGAGTGTGAGCTATTAATACACTTTGGGTATATTTCCCAAGCAAGTTAAGCAGAACATTTCTtacaattctattaaaaaaaaaagacatccataatagcataaatattaataaataataccaACATGTACAACTTTCATGGATTAGTTTGTGGATGAGCCTGCAGATTTTAGGGGTTATGTCGGCCATCATTCTTAATACTGACACAATGGAAAGCTTACCAGCTACTTAAAGTTTGTCAGCAACTGTTAACTAAACCTAAGATATCCACTACGAAGTGGAATCCACAGCTCCAAATACGGAAGATCTAATTCAAATATCCTCCCTGCTGCACCAAGAAgcatgaaatttttttctaactgaTGAGCATTTTCATGTGATATTTAGCTAGCATGAAGCATTAACATTAATGCCTGAAACTTGtatcactgttttttttaatcagtgtagTCACATAAAAACAGAACTCTAATTGCATccaataaggaaataaagacaaagactGTGCCCCACGCTCAGCTGCTGGGGACCTCCCCTTAGCAGACATTGAAAAGTGAAGTTTTACTCTGTAAATGCCCTTTCAGGACATCCAAAAGGCTACAACGACAGCAGAGGTGTGCATCAACCAACCTGGGGCAGTGCAGATGAACTGTCAATAAGCAAACCCATCGGCGTGAGGTGGGAGGTATCAAACAAAATCACACACCATCGGAAAATAGGGGTGATATACTCTGCAATAACTAGTTCTTGAGAAACGAAGGTTTAAAACGTAAAAAGACCTTGGATTAATGAAATAAGTTGGCTTTGCAATTCATTCTTGTATAAAGCAGGCAACACTCAATGGGAAGGGTCTTCAATTCATACCTCTCTTCCCCAGGAAACACGGAGTCCAAAGTTCAGTGAAGACAAACATGCAAACCTGGCAGGAATCATTTTACAGTAAagcaggcattttcatccactcTATTTTTCCTCAATACCCATTTGCTCTGAGGTCTTGTCACTGAATTGCTATGTGTGAAAAAGTACGTTCTCCACAACACATGCCTTGAATATGAAGTCCCCTCACACAGAAGGAGTAACGAATCCTACACTTCCTAAGCTAGAGGATCGGGCCTGGATTCCCAAATTACTACTCTAAACTCTTGAATAGGGTGCCCCAAAATGCATCTCATAGAGGATAACTATTTTAACAACATTATAAGAGTCAGAATTAAGTTCCCCAATAAATAACTGCTATCCCAGAcggaaaaataaatttacagacTATTTCTTCCTAACCTAAGACACCATCAGTTGTAAGATGCACCATATGTATCACTAAGAAAAAACACAGGcaattaaactatgacacaaCGCTTTTGTATCCTGTAGAATGTCtacttttttaatttactcaGAGCTTTTAGAGTTAAACAGATATTCACTGCATCAATCCTGTGCATATGTAAAGAAAGTGTATGATGAAATAAGTTGGTTAAGTTATAACTATAACTTCATAGCCTAACTCTTCTGAATCACTCAAATCACAGCCATTGGTGTCTGCGCTCTTCCAGACCTCAGCACCCTTGGCATCAACAAGAGCACCGGTGATACAGCATCTCTTAAAACAGCGCTCCAGCACGGCCTGCTGTTTTATGGCAGCAGGAAGCTTTGGACAACAGGATGTTTGACGCCTTAACGCCAGCCCTGCTTGACGCACGAATCGATCGCACCAGCCTCTTGTTGCTTTGAAGTTTGTTTCATCTGTTCCGAGGGTTTTGGCAATCTCTGCTGCCTTCAACTGCATTGCTTGGCGTGTGAGAGGCAGCCCTTTTGCACGTGTCTCACCAACAAAATGCGGTACAGCTTCGTCTCCTTGTGGGTCTCTTCCTTTCTTAGGTCCCGTAAAGCATTTTGTCGTTGCTTTACAAGGAAATATGGAATTTCGGTCATTCCTCCAGCGACGGATATTTGCTTCACTAATATCGAATGTACGCCCTGCTGCTCTGTTTCCACGCTTTTCTGCATACACGATCACTTCTCGTTTCAATGCTGAATCATAGTGTAATCTTTTTGAAGACGGTTTTAAAAGCCGATTAAACCTGACACATTTGATACCAACAATAAGCAATGATGCTGTGACGAGCCGCAAGTCCCCACACGCACGGGCGAGGTTACACCATGACTATTGCCTGGTCGACAGTCATCGTGAGGTGCATCCCAATTTCACACAAggtataatgtgaaaaaaaaagtacagcatagaactaatattaataaaatatgattttcaagCCTGTAATATTTACTAGATTAATACCAGTGCAAGAAAACAAGCCCAAGAGTCAAAAAGTATATACGTATAACAGAAATTATCTTTAGGATGAAATCTGCAATGGTCCGATTTGGTTGTAATTTTCATATGGCTTACGTGTAAATCTTTTTTTGAATTGGACTTAAGATCCAAGAATGAGGGTTCTTCGATCTTTTAGCAAACTGCAAAGCCAAGTCATTACAGAGAGAGGCTCCCAGTGCCCTCCGTCACTCGCTAGCACAGGAGCATGGCTGCGGTCAGTGGCCTTCATCAGCAGCTGCCCTCCTCTGGCGAGCAGCTCTGATCCTGTGTAGGGATGATGACGCGTCTTCTTCTGTTTCAGACCCTGAGGGTTCATGATCTCCCTCCTGGGATCCTGTGTCTCCCACCAGTTCCCGAAGAAACttgaattttgacaaaaaaaGATGCCAAACAAAATACCAACCGCACACCATCAGCAGCAGCACAATCAGCAGCGTGGCCACGAACACCAGCAGGGTCAGCCCGACGCTGTGCCACATCTTGAGGGGTGAGGGGCGGGCGGCCGGCTCcgcgcggcggggcggcggggcagcGGGGAGGCGGGCGGGTGCGGACGGGCGGCGCGCGTCCCGGGCTTCAGCGGCCCGCGCCCGGCGCGGCAGGGCGCCGGGGCGCCAAGAGCGGCGGGCGCCCCCCGGCAGCGCCCccaggaggcggggcggggcggggcggggcggcgtgAGGGTGGCCCCGCGGCCCGCCGCCCGGTCGGCCCACGGTCCTTCGCGGTGCGGCCGATGGAGCGCGGCGTGTCCCTACCCCCTCGTCGCCTCAGGGAAGCGGGGACGCGGCGGCCGGAGACCCCCGGCGGCCCCCGGATGTGCTTCCATGGCGGCCGCCGCGCGCCCCTGGAGGGGACAGAGGGCGAGCCCTGGAATGCCCGGTGGCCACCCGGCCCCTGTCGTCGCCCACCCAAGGGTCCCTGGGCCCGTGTCGACTGCAGATAAGGTCTCCCCGTGTAGTACATTTTAATCCAGCCTAATCTCTTAGTATTTTCTGATCCCCACCCTCACCTTTTTGTctcaaaagttttgaaaaatgaaactttGAAATGACCGCTAACATTCTCTCATGGAGATGCAAGGTGTCCATGAACATAAACACAGCACTATGTGTAGGAAGCCCTTCTAAACCATAGTTTAAGCATGTTAACAGTGTTTAGCATGACCAGTTATTGAGGAAGAGAACAAGCCACTCAACCAGTATTTATTAAAGAGCCATGGTTCCGCAGGCAGGTGGGAGCGGGTGGTGCACGCGGCCTTGATATTACCACATCTCTAAGCCACCGTTTggctttcctttttcccctttaaaatttttctgttttgttcggCATTCATATTCCATCTGCCAAGCTCTTTGGGGAGCACAAGGCTTAGATTCCAGTGGCAGAGATGAGGGCCCCCGGACCAAGCGGCGCTCCAAGCCCTTCAGTGCCCCAGGGTGGGCGTGGCCGGGCTTAGGGGGG from Hippopotamus amphibius kiboko isolate mHipAmp2 chromosome 10, mHipAmp2.hap2, whole genome shotgun sequence encodes:
- the LOC130830220 gene encoding small integral membrane protein 13-like; its protein translation is MWHSVGLTLLVFVATLLIVLLLMVCGWYFVWHLFLSKFKFLRELVGDTGSQEGDHEPSGSETEEDASSSLHRIRAARQRRAAADEGH